In Brassica rapa cultivar Chiifu-401-42 chromosome A06, CAAS_Brap_v3.01, whole genome shotgun sequence, a single window of DNA contains:
- the LOC103873430 gene encoding homeobox-leucine zipper protein REVOLUTA isoform X1 — translation MAMTVAVGNRHESGENINRHLDSSGKYVRYTGEQVEALERVYSECPKPTSLRRQQLIRECPFLANIEPKQIKVWFQNRRCRDKQRKEASRLQSVNQKLSAMNKLLMEENDRLQKQVSHLVSENGYMKQQLTLTTLVMHPKRIYGTDASCDSVDPTPPQHPLRDANSPAGLMAIAEETLAEFLSKATGTAVDWVQMPGMKPGPDSVGIFAISQKCYGVAARACGLVSLEPMKIVEILKDRPSWFRDCRSIEVFTMFPAGNGGTIELIYMQTYAPTTLAPARDFWTLRYTTSLEKGSFVVCERSLSGSGAGPNATSAAQFVRAEMLPSGYLIRPCDGGGSIIHIVDHINFEGWSVPDVLRPLYESSKVVAQRMTIAALRYVRQVAHETNGEVVYGLGRQPAVLRTFSQRLSRGFNDAVNGFNDDGWSIMHCNGAEDITVAVNSTKHLNSFSDPLSFLGGVLCAKASMLLQNVCPAVLVRFLREHRSEWADFNVDAYSAATLKAGAFAYSGMRPTTFTGSQIIMPLGNTIEKEEMLEVVRLEGHSLVPEDSFLSRDVHLLQICTGVDEDAVGACSELVFAPVNEMFPDDAPLVPSGFRVIPVDSKTGDAQDLLTANHRTLDLTSSQDVGSTPETGSSPSSRCILTIAFQFPFENNLQENVANMACQYVRSVISSVQRVAVALSPSGLIQIPGSKLSPGSPEAVSLAIWICQSYKQHFGSDLLRTDSLGGDALLRQLWDHQDAILCCSLKPQPVFMFANQAGLDMLETTLVALQDIALEKIFDESGRKALCPDFAKLMQQGFACLPSGMCVSTMGRHVSYEQAVSWKVFSDCEDNNNNRLHCLAFLFANWSFL, via the exons ATGGCGATGACTGTGGCGGTGGGGAATCGCCATGAGAGTGGTGAGAATATAAATCGGCATTTGGATAGCAGCGGGAAGTATGTAAGGTACACGGGGGAGCAAGTGGAGGCACTGGAGCGCGTTTACTCAGAATGTCCTAAACCCACGTCTCTCCGCCGTCAACAGCTGATCAGAGAATGCCCCTTTTTGGCCAATATTGAACCCAAGCAGATCAAAGTCTGGTTTCAAAACCGAAG GTGTCGAGATAAACAGAGGAAAGAGGCGTCGAGGCTGCAGAGCGTAAACCAGAAGCTTTCAGCTATGAATAAGCTGCTGATGGAGGAGAATGATAGGCTTCAAAAACAGGTTTCTCATCTTGTCAGTGAAAACGGATACATGAAGCAGCAGCTCACCTTGACCACACTCGTAATGCATCCGAAGAGAATATAT GGGACTGATGCTAGCTGCGACTCCGTGGATCCAACTCCTCCTCAGCATCCCCTTAGAGATGCAAATAGTCCTGCAGG ATTGATGGCGATTGCAGAGGAGACCTTGGCAGAGTTCCTTTCAAAGGCTACAGGAACTGCTGTTGATTGGGTCCAGATGCCTGGTATGAAG CCTGGTCCGGATTCGGTTGGCATTTTTGCCATTTCACAAAAATGCTATGGCGTGGCAGCTCGAGCCTGTGGTCTTGTCAGTTTAGAACCTATGAAG ATTGTTGAGATACTCAAAGATCGACCATCTTGGTTCCGCGACTGCCGGAGCATTGAAGTTTTCACAATGTTCCCTGCTGGTAATGGTGGAACGATTGAACTCATATATATGCAG ACATATGCACCGACGACTCTGGCTCCTGCCCGTGACTTCTGGACCCTGAGATACACTACAAGCCTTGAGAAGGGCAGTTTTGTG GTTTGTGAGAGGTCTCTCTCTGGTTCAGGAGCTGGTCCTAATGCTACTTCCGCTGCTCAGTTTGTGAGGGCAGAGATGCTTCCTAGTGGCTATTTAATAAGGCCTTGTGATGGTGGTGGTTCCATAATTCACATCGTCGATCACATTAATTTTGAG GGTTGGAGTGTACCAGACGTGCTGCGGCCCCTTTATGAATCTTCCAAAGTAGTTGCACAGAGAATGACAATTGCT GCGTTGAGATATGTGAGGCAAGTAGCGCATGAGACAAATGGAGAAGTGGTATACGGATTAGGTAGACAGCCTGCGGTTTTGAGAACTTTTAGCCAAAGACTAAGCAG AGGTTTCAATGATGCGGTTAATGGGTTTAATGACGATGGGTGGTCCATAATGCATTGTAATGGCGCAGAAGACATAACTGTTGCTGTTAACTCTACGAAGCACTTGAATAGTTTTTCTGATCCACTCTCTTTTCTAGGAGGTGTGCTCTGCGCCAAGGCTTCAATGCTTCTTCAA AATGTTTGTCCTGCGGTTCTCGTTCGATTTCTAAGGGAGCATCGGTCTGAGTGGGCTGATTTCAATGTTGATGCATATTCTGCTGCCACGCTGAAAGCTGGTGCCTTTGCTTATTCCGGAATGAGGCCTACAACGTTCACCGGTAGCCAAATCATAATGCCATTAGGGAATACAATTGAAAAGGAAGAG ATGCTAGAAGTTGTTAGATTAGAAGGGCATTCTCTAGTCCCAGAAGACTCATTTTTGTCTAGGGATGTACATCTTCTACAG ATTTGTACTGGGGTTGATGAGGATGCTGTTGGAGCTTGTTCAGAGCTTGTATTTGCTCCAGTCAATGAGATGTTTCCTGATGATGCTCCCCTTGTTCCTTCTGGTTTCCGAGTCATACCTGTTGATTCTAAAACG GGAGATGCTCAGGACTTGCTTACTGCTAACCACCGGACATTAGACTTAACTTCAAGCCAAGATGTGGGTTCTACACCAGAGACGGGTTCTAGTCCGAGCTCACGGTGCATACTCACGATTGCTTTTCAGTTCCCCTTTGAGAATAACTTGCAAGAGAATGTTGCCAACATGGCTTGTCAGTATGTGCGGAGCGTGATATCCTCGGTTCAACGGGTTGCAGTGGCGCTCTCACCGTCTGGGTTAATCCAGATTCCTGGTTCCAAGTTGTCTCCGGGGTCCCCTGAAGCTGTTTCTCTTGCAATATGGATCTGCCAAAGTTACAA ACAACACTTTGGCTCTGATTTGCTGAGGACAGACTCACTTGGAGGTGATGCGTTATTAAGACAACTATGGGATCACCAAGATGCTATATTGTGTTGCTCTTTGAAG CCACAGCCAGTGTTCATGTTTGCGAACCAGGCAGGTCTAGACATGTTAGAGACAACGCTCGTTGCGTTACAAGACATCGCATTGGAGAAGATCTTTGACGAGTCAGGTCGTAAAGCCCTCTGCCCAGATTTTGCCAAGCTAATGcaacag GGATTTGCTTGCTTACCATCTGGAATGTGCGTGTCGACAATGGGGAGACATGTTTCGTACGAGCAAGCTGTTTCATGGAAAGTGTTCTCTGACTGTGAAGACAATAACAACAATAGACTTCATTGTCTTGCTTTCTTGTTTGCGAACTGGTCATTTCTCTGA
- the LOC103873429 gene encoding alpha carbonic anhydrase 8, translated as MKLGIIIAALLMLLVLVSGEISTKSSPAPAPDLPADAVDSPPIHAPTPELGSPPSVNSPSPAESPINYSSPPEPEHSPSASPPMPDDHSAPSPPSPSPEASDVNHSDITGVEEKKSSGGGGMSGGTKAGVAFGTIAAVCVVGLAGFVYKKRQDNIRRSRYGYAARDIL; from the coding sequence ATGAAGCTCGGAATCATCATTGCGGCTCTTCTAATGCTGCTGGTTCTCGTCTCCGGCGAGATTTCGACTAAATCCTCACCTGCTCCAGCACCGGATCTACCCGCCGACGCTGTAGATTCACCTCCGATTCACGCACCTACTCCGGAACTTGGATCTCCTCCGTCTGTTAACTCGCCTTCACCGGCGGAATCTCCGATTAACTACTCTTCTCCACCGGAACCTGAACACTCTCCGTCAGCCTCTCCGCCGATGCCCGATGATCATTCAGCTCCCTCCCCTCCGTCTCCGTCTCCCGAAGCTAGCGATGTAAACCACAGCGACATTACTGGAGTCGAAGAGAAGAAATCATCCGGAGGCGGCGGAATGAGCGGCGGGACGAAGGCTGGGGTGGCGTTTGGGACGATAGCGGCGGTGTGTGTAGTTGGATTAGCAGGATTTGTGTACAAGAAACGGCAGGATAACATCCGCAGATCTCGCTACGGTTACGCTGCTAGAGATATTCTTTAA
- the LOC103873430 gene encoding homeobox-leucine zipper protein REVOLUTA isoform X2 yields the protein MAMTVAVGNRHESGENINRHLDSSGKYVRYTGEQVEALERVYSECPKPTSLRRQQLIRECPFLANIEPKQIKVWFQNRRCRDKQRKEASRLQSVNQKLSAMNKLLMEENDRLQKQVSHLVSENGYMKQQLTLTTLGTDASCDSVDPTPPQHPLRDANSPAGLMAIAEETLAEFLSKATGTAVDWVQMPGMKPGPDSVGIFAISQKCYGVAARACGLVSLEPMKIVEILKDRPSWFRDCRSIEVFTMFPAGNGGTIELIYMQTYAPTTLAPARDFWTLRYTTSLEKGSFVVCERSLSGSGAGPNATSAAQFVRAEMLPSGYLIRPCDGGGSIIHIVDHINFEGWSVPDVLRPLYESSKVVAQRMTIAALRYVRQVAHETNGEVVYGLGRQPAVLRTFSQRLSRGFNDAVNGFNDDGWSIMHCNGAEDITVAVNSTKHLNSFSDPLSFLGGVLCAKASMLLQNVCPAVLVRFLREHRSEWADFNVDAYSAATLKAGAFAYSGMRPTTFTGSQIIMPLGNTIEKEEMLEVVRLEGHSLVPEDSFLSRDVHLLQICTGVDEDAVGACSELVFAPVNEMFPDDAPLVPSGFRVIPVDSKTGDAQDLLTANHRTLDLTSSQDVGSTPETGSSPSSRCILTIAFQFPFENNLQENVANMACQYVRSVISSVQRVAVALSPSGLIQIPGSKLSPGSPEAVSLAIWICQSYKQHFGSDLLRTDSLGGDALLRQLWDHQDAILCCSLKPQPVFMFANQAGLDMLETTLVALQDIALEKIFDESGRKALCPDFAKLMQQGFACLPSGMCVSTMGRHVSYEQAVSWKVFSDCEDNNNNRLHCLAFLFANWSFL from the exons ATGGCGATGACTGTGGCGGTGGGGAATCGCCATGAGAGTGGTGAGAATATAAATCGGCATTTGGATAGCAGCGGGAAGTATGTAAGGTACACGGGGGAGCAAGTGGAGGCACTGGAGCGCGTTTACTCAGAATGTCCTAAACCCACGTCTCTCCGCCGTCAACAGCTGATCAGAGAATGCCCCTTTTTGGCCAATATTGAACCCAAGCAGATCAAAGTCTGGTTTCAAAACCGAAG GTGTCGAGATAAACAGAGGAAAGAGGCGTCGAGGCTGCAGAGCGTAAACCAGAAGCTTTCAGCTATGAATAAGCTGCTGATGGAGGAGAATGATAGGCTTCAAAAACAGGTTTCTCATCTTGTCAGTGAAAACGGATACATGAAGCAGCAGCTCACCTTGACCACACTC GGGACTGATGCTAGCTGCGACTCCGTGGATCCAACTCCTCCTCAGCATCCCCTTAGAGATGCAAATAGTCCTGCAGG ATTGATGGCGATTGCAGAGGAGACCTTGGCAGAGTTCCTTTCAAAGGCTACAGGAACTGCTGTTGATTGGGTCCAGATGCCTGGTATGAAG CCTGGTCCGGATTCGGTTGGCATTTTTGCCATTTCACAAAAATGCTATGGCGTGGCAGCTCGAGCCTGTGGTCTTGTCAGTTTAGAACCTATGAAG ATTGTTGAGATACTCAAAGATCGACCATCTTGGTTCCGCGACTGCCGGAGCATTGAAGTTTTCACAATGTTCCCTGCTGGTAATGGTGGAACGATTGAACTCATATATATGCAG ACATATGCACCGACGACTCTGGCTCCTGCCCGTGACTTCTGGACCCTGAGATACACTACAAGCCTTGAGAAGGGCAGTTTTGTG GTTTGTGAGAGGTCTCTCTCTGGTTCAGGAGCTGGTCCTAATGCTACTTCCGCTGCTCAGTTTGTGAGGGCAGAGATGCTTCCTAGTGGCTATTTAATAAGGCCTTGTGATGGTGGTGGTTCCATAATTCACATCGTCGATCACATTAATTTTGAG GGTTGGAGTGTACCAGACGTGCTGCGGCCCCTTTATGAATCTTCCAAAGTAGTTGCACAGAGAATGACAATTGCT GCGTTGAGATATGTGAGGCAAGTAGCGCATGAGACAAATGGAGAAGTGGTATACGGATTAGGTAGACAGCCTGCGGTTTTGAGAACTTTTAGCCAAAGACTAAGCAG AGGTTTCAATGATGCGGTTAATGGGTTTAATGACGATGGGTGGTCCATAATGCATTGTAATGGCGCAGAAGACATAACTGTTGCTGTTAACTCTACGAAGCACTTGAATAGTTTTTCTGATCCACTCTCTTTTCTAGGAGGTGTGCTCTGCGCCAAGGCTTCAATGCTTCTTCAA AATGTTTGTCCTGCGGTTCTCGTTCGATTTCTAAGGGAGCATCGGTCTGAGTGGGCTGATTTCAATGTTGATGCATATTCTGCTGCCACGCTGAAAGCTGGTGCCTTTGCTTATTCCGGAATGAGGCCTACAACGTTCACCGGTAGCCAAATCATAATGCCATTAGGGAATACAATTGAAAAGGAAGAG ATGCTAGAAGTTGTTAGATTAGAAGGGCATTCTCTAGTCCCAGAAGACTCATTTTTGTCTAGGGATGTACATCTTCTACAG ATTTGTACTGGGGTTGATGAGGATGCTGTTGGAGCTTGTTCAGAGCTTGTATTTGCTCCAGTCAATGAGATGTTTCCTGATGATGCTCCCCTTGTTCCTTCTGGTTTCCGAGTCATACCTGTTGATTCTAAAACG GGAGATGCTCAGGACTTGCTTACTGCTAACCACCGGACATTAGACTTAACTTCAAGCCAAGATGTGGGTTCTACACCAGAGACGGGTTCTAGTCCGAGCTCACGGTGCATACTCACGATTGCTTTTCAGTTCCCCTTTGAGAATAACTTGCAAGAGAATGTTGCCAACATGGCTTGTCAGTATGTGCGGAGCGTGATATCCTCGGTTCAACGGGTTGCAGTGGCGCTCTCACCGTCTGGGTTAATCCAGATTCCTGGTTCCAAGTTGTCTCCGGGGTCCCCTGAAGCTGTTTCTCTTGCAATATGGATCTGCCAAAGTTACAA ACAACACTTTGGCTCTGATTTGCTGAGGACAGACTCACTTGGAGGTGATGCGTTATTAAGACAACTATGGGATCACCAAGATGCTATATTGTGTTGCTCTTTGAAG CCACAGCCAGTGTTCATGTTTGCGAACCAGGCAGGTCTAGACATGTTAGAGACAACGCTCGTTGCGTTACAAGACATCGCATTGGAGAAGATCTTTGACGAGTCAGGTCGTAAAGCCCTCTGCCCAGATTTTGCCAAGCTAATGcaacag GGATTTGCTTGCTTACCATCTGGAATGTGCGTGTCGACAATGGGGAGACATGTTTCGTACGAGCAAGCTGTTTCATGGAAAGTGTTCTCTGACTGTGAAGACAATAACAACAATAGACTTCATTGTCTTGCTTTCTTGTTTGCGAACTGGTCATTTCTCTGA
- the LOC117125871 gene encoding LOW QUALITY PROTEIN: uncharacterized mitochondrial protein AtMg00530-like (The sequence of the model RefSeq protein was modified relative to this genomic sequence to represent the inferred CDS: inserted 2 bases in 2 codons), translating into MAFFEEFSSLNPIFHTFLFYGRLPSPFSRVRNTSPHLSIHKKALPRGERKLRDEYAMDSQIXSRPDPLWNFXNLQKHSRKGLVMIFSKITRC; encoded by the exons ATGGCTTTCTTTGAAGAATTTTCGTCTCTTAATCCAATTTTTCATACTTTCTTATTTTACGGGAGGCTACCCTCTCCTTTTAGTCGAGTAAGAAATACCTCTCCTCATCTCTCTATCCATAAAAAAGCCCTTCCAAGAGGAGAGCGGAAGCTTCGGGATGAGTATGCCATGGATTCCCAAA ATTCTCGTCCTGATCCACTATGGAATT GGAATCTACAAAAACATTCTAGGAAAGGGCTCGTAATGATCTTCTCAAAGATCACAAGGTGCTGA